The Deinococcus aquaticus genomic interval GCCGAACTGACCCGGCTGGTGGGCGTCTCGCCCGATCACCTTCAGCTGATCCTGTTGCAGGGGATCGCGCTGGCGGGCTTCAACGTGGTCGATATTCACGCGCTGCACGCGCAGACGGGCCGGCCGGTGCTGGTTGTGGCCCGGCGAGATCCGGACCTGCCCCGCATCCGCGAGGCCCTGCTGACGCGCGTGCCCGGCGGTCAGCGCAAGTGGGCGCTGATCGAGGCGGCCGGGCCGATGGAGCCGTGCGGGCCGGTGTTCGTGCAGCGCGCGGGCCTCACGCACCCGCAGGCGCAGGAGGCGCTGCGGACCTTCACGGTCACCGGGAACGTCCCCGAACCGCTGCGGGCCGCGCACCTGATCGCGGGCGGCGTCACGCGTGGGCACAGCGCCGGTCAGCGCGCCTGACCCGCCGCAGCCTGCGCGCGCCCCAGCCTGCTGGCCCCCGGCTTCTTTACACTCCCCTGAATTCTGAACGCTTCCGTCAGGCGGCATCAGCCGCCCGTCACGCGGGCGCGGCACACTGCCCGTATGAAAAGCACCCTGACCGCCCTGCTCGCCCTCGGTACCGTCGCCCAGATCAGCACCGCCTCCGCCGCGCCGAAGATCAGCGCGCAGAGCATCATCGTGAACCCCACCACGCCCGACCTGAACGTCAGCGTCCGCGTGAACAAGGACACCACCGGCGCGCAGAACCCCGCGTACCGCGTGGACGAGAAGATCAGCATCAGTACTACCGTTAACCGCGACGCGTACGTGTACCTGTTCAACGTCAACCCCGACGGCAGCGTCGATCAGGTCCTCCCCAACCGCCTGAGCGGCGAGAACTTCGTGAAGGCGAACACCACCACCACCTTCCCCGCCGCCGACGCGAACTTCACGTACACCGTGGGCGGCCCCATCGGCCAGAACAAGGTCCTGGCCCTTGCCAGCCTCACCCCGCTGAACCTCGATCAGATCAGCTCCTTCAAGACCGCGCAGGATCAGTTCGCCACCGTGACTGCCAAAGGCCAGGACGGGCTGGCGCAGGCACTGAGCATCGTCGTCACGCCGCTCCCCCAGAACAGCTGGGTCAGTGACACGGCCTTCTACACCGTCGCCGCGCAGAACCCCGTCACGACCGGCAGCCTGTTCGTCGGCACGAACGTCTCGGGCGCCACCGTCACCCTGAACGGCCAGCGACTGGGCGGCGCGAACGTCACGTACAGCAACCTGCGTGCCGGTACGTACCCCGTCCGCGTTCAGGCCCCCGGGTACAGCGACTACACCACGACCGTCACCCTCCGCGCCGGCGCCACCACCAACCTGAACGTGGAATTCGCCCAGGCCTTCACGCCCGCCCCGACCCCCGCCCCGGTCAGCACCGGTAACAACGTGCTGGACTTCATCGGCACGCTGCTGGGCGCCATCACGAACACCCAGATGCAGGACCCCGCCCGCAGCGCCTACGACCGCAAGGTCAGCGACCTTCAGGGCCAGGGCTACGGCCTGCAGCAGACCCGTCAGACCACCACGGGCTTCGTGGGTACGCTCGCCAAGGGCGGCAGCACCGTCACCCTGACCGTGGACCGCGGCGCGAACCGCACCGTGCGCGTGAACGTCAGCGAGACCACCACCTACCGCTACTGAGCAGGACCCGGGTTGAACGGCCTTGCGGGGCCATTCAACCCGAACAGACAGCGCCCCGGACCTTCACAGGGTCCGGGGCGCTGTCTTGCCGCCTCAGCCGGGCAGTTGCGTTTCGATGAAGGCCATCAGGCCCCGGATGTGCTCGCGGTCGAAGCGGAAGTCCACGCCGGCGGCGCGGTACAGGTCCGGCACGCTGACGGTGCTGCCCAGGCGCAGGCTGGCCTTGTAGCGGGCGAGCGACCCGGCCGGGTCTGCCTGCGCGCCGCGCCACACGCCGACCGCCGCGAGGTAACACATGGCGTACTCGATGTAGTAGAAGGGCACCTGGAACACGTGGTAGTACTGCCAGCCCTTGGCGCGCACCGTCTCGTCCAGGCCGTCCCAGTTCACGAACGGGTGGAAGGTGCGGTCGAGTTCCAGCCACTTGGCGTCCAGATCGGCGATGGTCACGTTCTCGGGTGCCTCGGCGTACAGCCAGTGCTGGAAGGCGTCCATCTGCGCCGCCCACGGCAGGAACGCCACGACACCCTGAAGCTGCTTCTCGCGGTAGCGGCCCAGTTCTTCCGGCGTGAACACGTGCCCCAGGTGGTCCAGGGTCAGGAATTCCATGGCCATGCTGGGAATCTCCACGAACTCGATGGGACTCCAGCGGTTCCAGACCAGTGGTTGCGCGTCCCCGCTGTAGAAGCCGTGGAAGGCGTGCCCGACCTCGTGGAACAGCACGCGAACGTCCTCGGCGGTGCCGACCACGTTCATCAGCACGAACGGTTCGTTGCGGGTCGGGAAGTACTGGCAGTACGCGTGCGTCATCTTGCCGGGCCGGGATTCCAGGTCCAGCAGGCCGCCGCGCATCTGCCGGAAGCGCGCGGCGAGGTCGGCGTCCAGGCCCTCGAAGGCCGCCTCGGCCAGCGTTTCCAGCTCCTCGCCCGTACGGAAGGGCGTCAGGGACGCGCGGCCCTGCGGGTCGAGCAGGTTGTTACGGTTGTAATCCCAGGGGCGCACGCTCTCCAGGCCCAGCCCGGCGGCGATGCCCTGCACGATCTTCGCGGCCAGCGGCACGACCTCGTCCCGCACCGCCTCGTGGAAGGCGGCGCAGTCGGCGGGCGTGTAGTCCACGCGGTCCAGGGCCCGCCACTGGTAGTCACGGTAGGTGGGCAGGTCGGCGTTGCGGGCCAGTTGCCAGCGCGTGCCGATCAGGTCCAGCATCACGCCGTCCAGCTCGTCGGCCACGCCCATGTTGCTCTCGCTCAGGGCGCGCCACGCCGCCTCGCGCGCCACACGGTCCGGGCTGTCCAGGCGCTGTTTGGCCTGCGGGATGGTCAGCGTCTGGCCGTCCAGCGTGACCTCCTGGTTGCCAGTGGCGACCGAGTAGCGGTTCTTCTGTGCCTCGTGCGTGACGTTCAGGGTCACGTTCGCCTCGCGGTACAGGGCCGCCGCGTCCCGCATGCGCCGGAAGTTCAGCGCGAAGTCGGGTGCGGGTACGAAGTCCGGCACGGCCAGCAGTTTCTCCTTCAGCGCCTGATCGGCCCGCTCGGCCTCGGGCAGGACCGTCGCCACGAACGTCTGGTAGCGGCCCTGAATGTCCGGCTGGTCGGTGTGCAGGTCCGCGTGCGTGGACAGTTTGGCGGCCACGTCCATCAGGTCGCCGGTCACGGCGTTCCAGCCCTGCAGCCAGTCGGGCACGTCCGGGGCGGTCAGGGGCGCGTCCAGCAGCGCCTGAAAACGGCCCTGGAACGTCTCCCAGCGCGAATGCTGTTCAGGGACAGCCAGTTTGGCCTCCACGGCCTTCAGGTTGGATTGTTCGGAGGTCATCCCGCTGAGTGTACGCCGCGCCCGTTTACCCCTGGGAACCGCGGGCCGGTTTGCCCGGACGGGGTGAGCCGCGCCCGCTGTCCGGCAGCGCCTTGATTTCCGCCTCGGTCAGGCGGCGCAGTTCGGTGGCGGGCACGTTCGTCAGGACGCCCTGATCGGTGAACACGTCCACCGTGCCGCTCAGCGGGTGCAGTTTCGTGACCTTGCCACACGCGCCGCTGCCCTCATGGCACACGCGGGCGTTCTTGCGTGGCAGGTCGCGCAGCAGGTCCAGGTACTGGGTGTGCTCGAACTGCAGGCAGCACAGCAGCCGCCCGCACGGCCCCGAGAGTTTCTCCGGGTTCAGCGGGAGCTGCTGGTCGCGGGCCATGCGGATACTGACCGGCGCGAACTCCTGCAGGTGGTTCGACGAGCAGTTCTCGCGCCCGCAGGCGCCGAGCGTGCCGATCATCTGCGCCTGCTCGCGCGGCCCGACCGCCGCGAAGTTCACGCGCGCCCGCGTCTGCGAGCGCACCTCGCCGATCAGGCCGGTCAGTTCGATGCGTTCCTCGGCGCTGTAACTGACGGTCACGAGACTCTCGTCCAGCGTGAACTCGACCGCCACGATCTTCACCGGCAGGTTCTTCTGCCGGGCGCGGGCCCGTAGCAGCCACTTCAGGTCCTCACCGGACGCGTGCAGGGCCTCCCAGCGGGCCAGTTCCTCGGGCGTGGCGGCGTGCAGCACCGCGCCGTACCGCTCCTGCGGCTGGGGCTCGCCGGGTTCGCCGCGGACCGTCGCGATTTCCGGGCCGCGTTTTCCCTGCACCACGACCCGCGTTCCGACCGCATGAGGCTCCTCACTGAGCATCGGGTGGAGGCGGGGACTGCGCTCGAAGCGAACCGGCAGGACGACCATTACGCGCAGGATGTCACGCCGCGCCCCGCAGCGTCGAGACCCCATGCACAAACCCCGCCGGAAGTGCGGCTCTGAGCGGAGCGTTCTGGCGGGGTGCGGCAGGCCGCTCCGGTCAGTGCAGTTCGGCCATCACCTCGATCTCCACGCGCACGTCGCGGGGCAACCGGGCGACCTGCACGGTGCTGCGCGCGGGGTAGGGGGCCCGGAAGTGCGCCTCGTACACGGCGTTCATGGCGGCAAACTCGTTCATGTCGGCCAGGAACACCGTGGTTTTCACCACGCGGTCCAGGTCGGTGCCAGCGGCGGCCAGCACGGCTTTCAGGTTCGCCATGACCTGCTCGGTCTGCTCGGTGATGCCGCCGTCCACGAGGTCCCCGGCGGGCGTCAGGGGAATCTGGCCGCTGGTGATCACCAGGTTCCCGAACGTGACGGCCTG includes:
- a CDS encoding RidA family protein; the encoded protein is MKDIIQTPDAPAAIGPYSQAVTFGNLVITSGQIPLTPAGDLVDGGITEQTEQVMANLKAVLAAAGTDLDRVVKTTVFLADMNEFAAMNAVYEAHFRAPYPARSTVQVARLPRDVRVEIEVMAELH
- a CDS encoding PSP1 domain-containing protein is translated as MVVLPVRFERSPRLHPMLSEEPHAVGTRVVVQGKRGPEIATVRGEPGEPQPQERYGAVLHAATPEELARWEALHASGEDLKWLLRARARQKNLPVKIVAVEFTLDESLVTVSYSAEERIELTGLIGEVRSQTRARVNFAAVGPREQAQMIGTLGACGRENCSSNHLQEFAPVSIRMARDQQLPLNPEKLSGPCGRLLCCLQFEHTQYLDLLRDLPRKNARVCHEGSGACGKVTKLHPLSGTVDVFTDQGVLTNVPATELRRLTEAEIKALPDSGRGSPRPGKPARGSQG
- a CDS encoding DUF4384 domain-containing protein, which codes for MKSTLTALLALGTVAQISTASAAPKISAQSIIVNPTTPDLNVSVRVNKDTTGAQNPAYRVDEKISISTTVNRDAYVYLFNVNPDGSVDQVLPNRLSGENFVKANTTTTFPAADANFTYTVGGPIGQNKVLALASLTPLNLDQISSFKTAQDQFATVTAKGQDGLAQALSIVVTPLPQNSWVSDTAFYTVAAQNPVTTGSLFVGTNVSGATVTLNGQRLGGANVTYSNLRAGTYPVRVQAPGYSDYTTTVTLRAGATTNLNVEFAQAFTPAPTPAPVSTGNNVLDFIGTLLGAITNTQMQDPARSAYDRKVSDLQGQGYGLQQTRQTTTGFVGTLAKGGSTVTLTVDRGANRTVRVNVSETTTYRY
- a CDS encoding DUF99 family protein, which produces MFAHAIGFDDAPFAHGWRGDVPVIGTVYARTTLHGVVSGRVRRDGRNSTAELTRLVGVSPDHLQLILLQGIALAGFNVVDIHALHAQTGRPVLVVARRDPDLPRIREALLTRVPGGQRKWALIEAAGPMEPCGPVFVQRAGLTHPQAQEALRTFTVTGNVPEPLRAAHLIAGGVTRGHSAGQRA
- a CDS encoding M3 family oligoendopeptidase; this encodes MTSEQSNLKAVEAKLAVPEQHSRWETFQGRFQALLDAPLTAPDVPDWLQGWNAVTGDLMDVAAKLSTHADLHTDQPDIQGRYQTFVATVLPEAERADQALKEKLLAVPDFVPAPDFALNFRRMRDAAALYREANVTLNVTHEAQKNRYSVATGNQEVTLDGQTLTIPQAKQRLDSPDRVAREAAWRALSESNMGVADELDGVMLDLIGTRWQLARNADLPTYRDYQWRALDRVDYTPADCAAFHEAVRDEVVPLAAKIVQGIAAGLGLESVRPWDYNRNNLLDPQGRASLTPFRTGEELETLAEAAFEGLDADLAARFRQMRGGLLDLESRPGKMTHAYCQYFPTRNEPFVLMNVVGTAEDVRVLFHEVGHAFHGFYSGDAQPLVWNRWSPIEFVEIPSMAMEFLTLDHLGHVFTPEELGRYREKQLQGVVAFLPWAAQMDAFQHWLYAEAPENVTIADLDAKWLELDRTFHPFVNWDGLDETVRAKGWQYYHVFQVPFYYIEYAMCYLAAVGVWRGAQADPAGSLARYKASLRLGSTVSVPDLYRAAGVDFRFDREHIRGLMAFIETQLPG